The following proteins come from a genomic window of Gimesia chilikensis:
- a CDS encoding helix-turn-helix domain-containing protein, whose product MLIYSKERRLEVLKAYAAGLTTREIALQFQCSESWVRRVKQEFRDQGKTSPATRRKRVPQWHSLADRIQTAVSNKPDITLQELKDQLGTALCRQTLCRALTRLKLTLKKKS is encoded by the coding sequence ATGTTGATTTATTCCAAAGAACGCCGCCTCGAAGTTCTGAAAGCGTATGCAGCCGGTTTAACAACCCGGGAGATTGCATTGCAATTTCAATGCAGTGAATCGTGGGTTAGACGGGTCAAACAAGAGTTTCGAGATCAGGGAAAAACCAGCCCTGCCACCAGGCGTAAACGAGTTCCCCAGTGGCATTCACTGGCAGATCGAATTCAAACTGCAGTCTCAAATAAACCGGATATCACTCTGCAGGAATTGAAGGATCAGCTTGGCACAGCACTCTGTCGTCAGACATTGTGTCGCGCATTAACACGTTTAAAGCTCACTCTCAAAAAAAAGTCCTGA
- a CDS encoding ABC transporter ATP-binding protein, whose protein sequence is MLKLESVKKVYCKQQHEVVALDSTSIEIAQGEFAAIIGPSGSGKTTLLSMLGAMSAPSEGRILLDDVSIYDLPIEQRAEVRQNKIGFVFQTFNLVPYLTAIENVQVPMMLSQKFRTEQQERAEELLGTVGLQDRLHHKPSELSIGQQQRVALARMLANDPLIILADEPTGNLDPETRDQVLAFLRQFNEEGRTIIMVTHDLSAAECARRTLRLSEGRIQAGSDQNLLKTA, encoded by the coding sequence ATGTTAAAGTTAGAATCTGTTAAAAAAGTATATTGTAAGCAACAGCACGAAGTGGTCGCGCTAGACTCGACCTCTATTGAAATCGCGCAAGGTGAGTTCGCTGCGATCATCGGTCCCAGCGGGAGCGGAAAAACGACGCTGCTCTCCATGCTGGGGGCAATGTCGGCCCCTTCTGAAGGCCGCATTCTGCTCGACGACGTATCAATTTATGATTTGCCGATTGAGCAGCGCGCTGAAGTCAGACAGAATAAGATTGGATTTGTCTTCCAGACATTCAATCTGGTGCCTTATCTGACCGCGATTGAAAATGTTCAGGTCCCTATGATGCTGTCACAAAAGTTTAGAACAGAGCAACAGGAGCGGGCGGAGGAATTGCTGGGCACGGTTGGGCTGCAGGATAGACTGCATCATAAACCGAGTGAACTCAGTATTGGTCAGCAACAGCGCGTCGCACTGGCTCGCATGCTGGCCAACGACCCGTTGATCATCCTCGCTGATGAACCGACAGGGAACCTTGATCCGGAGACCCGTGATCAGGTTCTTGCTTTCCTGCGTCAATTCAATGAGGAAGGTCGCACGATCATCATGGTAACACATGATTTGTCTGCTGCGGAGTGTGCCCGCAGAACCTTACGTCTTTCTGAAGGTCGCATCCAGGCAGGTTCAGACCAGAATCTGTTGAAAACAGCTTAA